The DNA window TGCTCGCTTATCAGGTTAATATATATAGCGTAGTTTCTTTCCCTGGTTATTGAAACAAATTTGGTTTTAGCTTTTATTCGTAATTTCTCAcagtatgaaatgaaatgtgcGCAGGATTGAGAAGAACCGGTAAAAGCTGCAGATTGAGATGGCTGAACTATATGCGACCAGAAATCAAACGAGGAAACATCAGCCTCGAAGAGCAGCTATTGATTCTTGAACTCCATTCTCGCTGGGGGAACAGGTTTTTTTGCTGGCTTTCCTCCTTCCTGCAATTCAATAAACATAAGAATGATCTTAGGCTAATCTTTTTGACCTTTTGAAACTGTGAAGGTGGTCGAAAATTGCACAACACTTGCCTGGAAGAACAGACAATGAAATAAAGAATTATTGGAGAACAAGAGTCCAGAAGCAGGCCAAGCAGCTTAACTGTGACGTTAACAGCAAACAATTCAAGGACGCCATGCGTTACGTTTGGATCCCCCGTTTAGTTGAACGGATCCGTGCTTCATCCGAGTCTCCCTCGAGTCAACCTTCTACCACCACCAACACCACCTACAATGATCGTATCAGCAACATAAGCAGCAGTCAAATGAGCTACGCAAATGCGAGTGGGTCGGTCCAGGTTGACCCAAGTCTTCTGCCCGAATTATCAGGCACGTCATCAGACTCCCTTGACA is part of the Gossypium hirsutum isolate 1008001.06 chromosome D11, Gossypium_hirsutum_v2.1, whole genome shotgun sequence genome and encodes:
- the LOC107912305 gene encoding transcription factor MYB108-like; translated protein: MDVYKRGFISETSRSEEEMELRKGPWTEEEDSMLRAYVNIHGEGRWNAVARLSGLRRTGKSCRLRWLNYMRPEIKRGNISLEEQLLILELHSRWGNRWSKIAQHLPGRTDNEIKNYWRTRVQKQAKQLNCDVNSKQFKDAMRYVWIPRLVERIRASSESPSSQPSTTTNTTYNDRISNISSSQMSYANASGSVQVDPSLLPELSGTSSDSLDTQVSSVSDLTDCYNPQSLSNYLHKGLGLEKEGAATWGRDEEFQATEEHSNGWLVGGGESSMDTVWNEENVWFLQQQLHDGI